The genomic DNA GAGCAAAAGCAGAATGAGTTTTCTTCTTCACAATTTCACAGACAATCcacttttcaattatttattgtttatttggggAAGGAGTGCAAATCCAGAGCAAGCTCTCAGCCAACCAACAGagggaatattaaaaaaaaaaaaaagtatgtggtCCTTagggtaaaaataaaaatcttttgaaaaattgAATTAGAGTCCGTCTCAAACACAAGGTGAGCACAAATGTTTGGCAACCATGTTTGGGGTTGTGACCAGTTTGTGACATGCTGTTGTGGGGTGTGGCCATCAGATTGTGGACACACTTGCCACTACCTCTTTAACTTGCCTTTTTCCCACGCTTTCCTTTACGCCGTGCATCCTTACTGCCTTGGTCTATTGAAGAACCTGAAGAACCCGCCTGCCTGACATAGGTGCCAGAAGCTTCCTTCGGTGACTCAGAGGGGTGTCTTGCTCTCCCGGGGATCTGGAATTCATCTTCTCCTTCTGCTCTATTCCAGTTTGCCTGGAGCATAAAGGACTAGGCTTAGCTCAGCTGGCCTTTACAGGACATTCCTCCAGGTACATTGCACCATGTGCTCATAACACACACGTTCAAATACCAATGTCTGACTGTGTAGGTGACTACTGTTGCTGTTTTCCTTAGTGTGTATACACATTGTGTGTGATTATCCATGTGTGTATCCATGGGTGCTCATTCCATGAAGCACATGTGACAATCACAGAACAGTCTTGGATGTTGGTCCTCACCTTCAAACCACTGTTGTTTTGAGAGGTCTCTTGGATGCTATTTGGCCAGGAATATCTTGGATTCCTGGAGATCTTGCTGCCTCTGCCCTGCTAGCTTGACAgggctgtgctgggattacagatgccagTGCTACTGTGTGCAGCTTTTAGCTGGATCCACTCTGGGATCCACTCTTCCTCCTTGTAGGGCAGGTGCTCTGCCCTCTGAGCCACAGCCCtaaatcttgttttcttctatctaAACTTCTGTTTCACTTCCTTACCAAACCTTAaacctcttgagttctttgagtTACACAATATGGCTGACAGTGAAGTTCAAAAGAAGAGGTATAAAAGACAACCACTAGCAGTTGTTCATGTAGGTTACCTTTAAAATCGATACTGCTACTTTTGGATTTAATTAATACAATAATAAATCTGAGGAGACACAGCAAGATGAGAATGTGCTCAAGGGCTAGGAATGAACAAAGCTCATTTTTAACTGCACTATACTGTTGGAAGGAGCCAAGAGTCTGCATCTAATGCCACAGGTACTGTGGTGGTACATACTCTGCTGAATGAGCCAAATGTTTATATGTAAAAATCAGAGCCAATACTTCTAGTTTACAACTGACATTCTACAACAGcacagaaactaaaaataaaatagagccaaagcataaaattaaatacagCAGCATCCTGCAACCCTGGAGTCTACTTAATTTCTTTCCTAAAGCCAGACAGCGAAGGCCCACAGAGGTGAGGCCAAAGGAGTCCTGTACTAGGCCTGTGAGCACCTACAAGTTACTGCAGTGAGCATGGTTGTTTCTTTGTCAGCCTCACGGCATTTAAAACTACTCTTGAAAGCATGAACTGAATAAATTCTTCCTCCTCTGGGGACAAAAAATTAACATGCACATGACCAAATCACTTTTTATTTGACCTTCATTCACCATGAGAATAAAAAACATTGTGTCCACCAAAATCTCTCTTGAAATACCATTCATACACCTGACATGTCCAAATCTACTAAAGCAGAACTATCCTCAGAATTTTACAGCTTAAGCCAACCTCACTGTAAATAGTAGTAAAATAGGCACCGTTCACTGGGCAGGGCCACGGCTAGATTTCGATGAGAGCTTCAGttcccaccactgcccagtgacgTGCACATTATCCCTGACCCAGTGTTACATTGAGAAAACTACAGGCAGAGCAGGTTGGTAACAGCTGAGGCTAACAGCTACCACACAGTGAATTTAACTCCAGTGCCCATAATCTGAACAACCAACAGCAGACGACTTTTGTCTCTATgtcatgaagaagaagaaaaatctccCTGAAGCATGTTACTGGTCTTTGAAATCACATCTTTGGTGCTCAAGTTAAAGTCAGTTTACCTAAGATTTGGGTTACCTGGAGCCGAAGGTCAGACATCTGCCTCAACAGATCTTCAAACAGCTCCCTGTCATCTTCTGGGAGCTCAGATGACAGAACAACCCCTACAAAGCACCCCGCAGCTTGTAACATGGTGTCTGGAAACATATAGGCTCCCACAGTGCACTTCAGAACTGGTGACCTATCAGGAACTAGAGGGTACAACCAGTCACACACCTGAAAGAGTCAAGAAGAAAACTCCATCAGCGAATGGGTCTCCAAAAGATTGTTACAGTAAAAGCAAATCTGTCAGAGTTTGATGCATTTGATGGTTTTATAGACCATCAGTAACCCCAACTTAAATAAACCATCCTCTACCTTGACCTTCCTGCATTACAAACAGCTGCAAATGTTCCACTCATATAGTCTTACAGCTAGTGGGGTTACTTAAGGGCTCCTATATTTGAGTAAAGATGATGCTAGCTTTAGATAAAATGTAAACCAAGAGCTGATTATTCTAACTAGATCCCTTTATAGCACGAAATAATTTTCTAGTACAGTATCTGATATACCTTTAATCCTCACAGCATTCTATCAATCTGGCTAGTCCTTTTCACTGTGAACTGGtaaataaaactataaagctGTACATGCTAACAGAGTAACCAGTAATGTTTTGGTGAAGTTAAATGTATCACATCCTCAGAAACCCATTATTTCTTCACAGTGAAAACTCAAATCTCTTCTAAAAGCACAGCATTTCTCCTACACCCTATACAGGCACAGCTGGTCATTCCTTATTCAGCACCCACTGaccaaccctttcctctcccccatcTACTTTCCCCACATGCATGGCTTTTAGTAACCATCACTCCACTCTCAGTCTTCCGATCATGTGGTACTTGACCCTCTGTGTCTGGCTATTTTCACTTAACAAAATGACCTCCAGGGCATTTGTGGTGCACAGTATCCTACctatacacacaccacattttttttttatccctatGAACAATTAGGTTGTTTCCATTGTGAAAATGGTGAGACACAGCCAGGTCACTAAGGTTCTCAGCACTGACCACTAGAAAGTACAGCTTGCACCTGAGCATGTACTTTGTGTCAAAAATAGAGTTGTTACTTAGGTTTTGCTTTGACAAGTGCCCAGGGAACCTGACATTTCACACACagagcagaacactgtatgtcACTGGGGACTGGGACACTAAAGCCAAATGATTCTGTACTACCACCTGGGGAGGTCAGCTTGTCCCAACACACAGACTTAAGCTCATATTATCCTGGCTATCCAAACAATTCCTGAATGTATTCCTTTCTCTTGTATTACACTCTCTAGCAAATGAAGTATAACTGTCCCATCCTTAGACTACCATCCACCATGAAGACACCCAAAGGTGTCTGATCAATCTACAGAAACAAAGGGAACTGGACACATCGCCCCCTTCTgaacagaagaggaagacaatGTGCAAAGACCACACTGCTCAAGGCTGACTCCTGGAAAGGGCCTGAAAAACAttttcagcccccccccccctttttttaaatgaattttcttcTCTATCTCAAAAGCCATCAATTTTTACTATAGTAAAATTCATGTAGTTTAGAACAAAGCTAACTACAATGTTTTCTAAAGTATGAAGTTATGCCAGGGAACtcagaaatcttttaaaaaaattacttttcctAATTAATAATGATTTTTAGAGCATAGGCGATTTTACCTAAATTCTAATAGACAGCTGTGTTActacctgttttttgtttgtttttgttttttaggataAATACATTCATTAGACACTCCAGAACACTGCTACAAACAAATAGCTAATATGGCAGCTGATGTGGGGTGCActtctactttttatttagtACCCAAACACAAGGTATGTAAAACATTAAGAACCAAATTAAATCAAATAGGACAAGATAAAGTAAGTGCTGGTGGAGTGAGAGCATCTTCGTATCTGAGATCCAGCAGCCAAGGGCCATCTTTCTGATGCTCTCTTCCTGCACCTCCCGAGTCAAGGACCCAGAGATCTCTTAGGTCTAGTGACTATGCAACACTGTTAACCAGACCAGCAGAAACTCTCTGCGACCCCTCCCCTAACCGCAGTCACCAGCTTGCTCTTTTTTAACCCTAATGCTTCTTCCGTGAGAGAACTGAGTCAATTCTTCTTGTCCAGTAATCAATCTTTCAACTGTGCCCCAAGAATCTGTTTCCACATCTGATTAGCTTCCAACTGTTGTTAAATGACTTCCATAAGAACAAGGGCAAAGTAGCATGAAAATTGTAGACAGCCAGTGCCTAGCTAAATTACCTTATCTGACTCTGGCTGGGCACAAGCAATAGCTTTGTTTAAACAGTGATCTCTCTTCCACACAAACCTAATGAATGTATACTGTGCCCCAGTTTTCAAGAGCGCATCTCCTGGCACCTACATGCAACCTTCTCACAGCAGATTGTTGCTGGACTGAACCTGAGCAGACACCACTAAGCCCCCAGAAAAGCCCTGACACACGTTACTTCTTCTCGTTAGTTTTTACTCTTGGACCATTCTGGTCAACCTATTTGCATTTCAGCCCCCGGAGGCCAGGGCTTCTCAACCTCCATTTGACTGAGGTTTAGGGATGGACAATTTTTTCCTGATGGGCTGTACTGTGTGGCCACTGAGCAGTTTCACTGGTTGCTGTGATACACCGGGTAACCACCACCCTTCAGCTGTAAGGAAAACACTCTGAGACACTGTTAAAAATGATCCCTCAAGGGGCAACACTGCCCCTGGCTGAGTGGTTCTAGGCCAgttcacaccccccccccccgtgggtcTTGATATTCAGTCTCATGATTCCCATAAATACCTTTTGAAATTTAAGTAACTACAAGTCTTCttcagataaaaattaaaaaaaaaatctctcttagGTCCTAAAACCAACCACAAATAAAATCCAAACCAGCTTTCTaacattaaaaacagaagaaatccCAGCAAACTAAACATGGATGTATCAGAACTCAGTAGAAATGCGTTTCCTTTAGCTCTTACCCTGTGCGGtacaaacatcaacaacaacaacaaaaaatgagatAATCTACCTGTTTCTTGGCTTATGCTTGCACGTTGCTTCAAAGAGCTTACCTGGAGAAACCCAGGAGGGCGGTTCAGAACCGTATCCAGAGAATTATCCAAGAACCTCACGATGCGCAGGTATCCGGGGTATGAGGGAGCGCTAACCTCTCCTGCAGGGTTTACAAAAAAGATCTGCACTCCGTTCGGTATCAAAATCAACTCGTCTGCATCGAGCCCCAAGGTCTCGAGAGGGGGCGGCTGGGAATGGTTCCTATAGAAGTCTTCTCCCACGGAGGAAAACTCCCCAGAGTCTGTTCCATAGGAAACAGTGTAGTGACCCTCGGCAGCCTGGAGGGTGTAGGCTGGGGGCGCTTCGGTGGGACAGCTGGGTAGGGGCCCAGCAGAGAGCGCAGCACTTGGCCCAGCGCTTGCGGCACCTGCAGCAGAGGCACTCCCATCTACTTCAGCATGCTGGGGGGCTGAACTATCCGAATCTGGCTCTGGGGACTTCTTACATGTATCCTTAGGAGGGAACTCTGGGTATAACTTAGGCACATCCTGAAGATCATTCCGCAGAGATGTGGCAAGGCCCTTCTCTAGAATCTCTAGCCTGGTGCGGACGTTCTGAagtgtttccttcattttctgttgcATCTGCCTGGCTGACTCCCACGCGGGGCCTGTGCACCCTGGCTCTGCAGCCATGATACTGATGCCCCTAAGCAGGTGTCCTATTCCTTGCTTGTAGTAGTTCTTTGCTTCCTCCTTCTGCCCTAACTCATCCGTGTTCAGTCCTTtattaacaaacaaaaaggccTTCTCGTATGCTTCCTTGAGGATCTTAATCTCAGCGGGTTCTCCATTGTCTGGCTCTTGCTCCATCTCTGCAAGACAAGAAACATCACCTGCCATTACCCAGTTAGTGTTTTGTGTACTTAGCCCTGTTTCCTACGTGAATATATTTCAAGGACAGGGTCTGCCTCACTGATCTCTGTCCTGCTCCCAATCCTTCAGAGAGAGCCTTCAGCAAGTACTTCATAGTTGATAAATGAATGTTCTTGGTGGTCCTAAAATACTGTAAAGGCTGGAGAAGTGGGTCAGAGTTCAGCCCCAGGGGACTAACCCCAGGGCGGGGGaggtagatccctggagctcactgacagGCTTTGTAGTCTACTTGGTCAGCTacagatcctatctcaaaagttaaaaacaagGTGATGCACCACTACCTACAGCTCACCTCTTAGGGGAAAATATCCGTAAGATAAAAgatatgcatatacccaaaaggacacccccctcaaaaaaacgAGCTTTTAACAACTACACATAAAACAGCTGGAAAGTAAACTCGGTGGAGAGAGAAAAAGTTAGTTAGAGAAAATGCCCAGAATGGAgagcaatgaaataaaaagatgagCAACGGGAAACAAGAATGAAATTAGGACTTTGTCCAGAGGGCCCCATGTGAACCATAAAATGCTCTAAAAAGTGGAATAGAGAAAATACGGATGAAAGAGTAAAGGGAGTAATTCACTGAGAGCAGATAAATCCCAAAGAGGAAGCACAGATTCCTGAGTTTAAACAGAGCTGACAGAGCTGGAAAGCAGGTTCAGGGGGACATTAAAGCACAGGGTGAGAGGCCAACCTGGGGACAGTTATTTGCACACTGCACTCGGTGAGTGGAATCCCAGGGCTGAAGATGGGATTCCCAGGTTGGTTCCAGAGTGACATCCAGACTGGAAGACACTTCAGTAAGTATCCaggaaataaaaactgacaatgtctGGTGTGTTTCTAGGTTTTAGGAAAGATTTATACAACCCTGGGAAAATTCAGGATTTaattagtaaaaatgaaaaattgcaGAGATAAAAATCAAGATAATTAGTAACTCCAGATAGAACATGccaaacaaaaaccatgaagtAATCAGGGCATATTCTGTTTTTCTTCGTGTCATAACATTGAAAACTGCAGCAAACTGGACTGAGAGAATGGGAAGATGGGTGGATGGAAAGTTTGTGTGTCAGGATGAAGGAGCTGAAACCTCTTCAGTGGGACTTTAACTGTAAAACAAAAAGTAGCCATGTTATTATACTGCTGAGAGATACGGAAACACCAAGAATTGGGTCAGAAAACCAATCTAAGCTGCCTTTGGAAAGAGAGAGGCTGGCTTTCAAagatatttaattctttatgtacaTGGTGAAAGGTGAGTTACTTactttacaaaataaatacaagccTTGCAGCAGCCTTGTCCAGAAGgattacaaaattaatttttattttccaggaACCActaacaaaagtaaaagaaaacaggtGAAATTTCAATGATAGCTTTTATCTAATACAACCAAAGTATTATTCTGACATGTATAAAAATGATTTGTGGAGTACTTTTCTTTGTGTTATATCTTCCAAAGACAGCCTTTGCTGTACTTCAAAGTGTATGTCAAGTCCAATATACTCTACAGCAAACGCTCAACACCCACATGTGCCCGTGCTTAGCACTGTGCTCTCTGTACAGCTTCTCAGGACAGGAAGAAAAATCAAGAGACAGAAGAATATCTCCATAGCTGTCTACACAGTGAAGATGCCACAGACTTTAATAGTCAGACTTCTCAGAACTGAAAATCAGACAGGCCAATAGCTGGCCCAATCACAGCAACTTCATGGTAGTGGACAGAACACACACAGCCTCCAATTCAGAAAATACCACATACAAGTGGCCACATACAAACGGGTATTTGCCCTATCCCAGTGTCACTACTGAAATTAACCCTGCACTTTCCCTGGAATTATATCCTGCTATGTCATCATAATGCCACAGGCTTCAATAGATCCCAACCACTTTCTCCTCCCAGAAGCCACAGGACAAACATTCCATAGTTCATTTTTCTTGGGGCCCAAGGAGGCATGGACTCAGAAGTGTACAACCTTCCAAAAGCATCATCTACCATCTACATAGTGCTGGGCTGCTTTCATGGCTATCTATGCTGGGCTGGGTGTGGTTTCGGGGCAGCCAGCTGGGCTCCTGTGCTTAGAAGAAACAGTGAACCAAGCACTGTCCAGTCATATTCTCAAGGAAAATGATTACTGTAGGTCTTGAGAAGATTGAAAAGTTGTTAATGATTTCATATGCTTTAATTCTCAAAGTTTGGAAAAGAAAAGCCTTTGGAATGTCAGTCTGAAGTATTAAACAGTGCTTCACTAGCTTGATATTCAAATTATCAAATCATGAACCAATACCCGATTCTAGATAACAATGgtggacttttaaacatttttcttttcttatccttGTGTGAACAAATCTGCAGGTGAAAAGTTGGCAGACATGTGCCCCAGGGCCTagggaggtcagatgacaacacTGGGTGTTGTTCACTCTAAGaagacaggttttgtttttggttttggggtttgttt from Cricetulus griseus strain 17A/GY chromosome 1 unlocalized genomic scaffold, alternate assembly CriGri-PICRH-1.0 chr1_0, whole genome shotgun sequence includes the following:
- the Spart gene encoding spartin; translated protein: MEQEPDNGEPAEIKILKEAYEKAFLFVNKGLNTDELGQKEEAKNYYKQGIGHLLRGISIMAAEPGCTGPAWESARQMQQKMKETLQNVRTRLEILEKGLATSLRNDLQDVPKLYPEFPPKDTCKKSPEPDSDSSAPQHAEVDGSASAAGAASAGPSAALSAGPLPSCPTEAPPAYTLQAAEGHYTVSYGTDSGEFSSVGEDFYRNHSQPPPLETLGLDADELILIPNGVQIFFVNPAGEVSAPSYPGYLRIVRFLDNSLDTVLNRPPGFLQVCDWLYPLVPDRSPVLKCTVGAYMFPDTMLQAAGCFVGVVLSSELPEDDRELFEDLLRQMSDLRLQANWNRAEGEDEFQIPGRARHPSESPKEASGTYVRQAGSSGSSIDQGSKDARRKGKRGKKTKDSSSEEVNLSQIVPCEPSSEEKSKELPEWSEKVAHNILSGASWVSWGLVKGAEFTGKAIQKGASKLRERIQPEEKPVEVSPAVTRGLYIAKQATGGAAKVSQFLVDGVCTVANCVGKELAPHVKKHGSKLVPESLKRDKDGKSALDGAMVVAASSVQGFSTVWQGLECAAKCIVNNVSAETVQTVRYKYGHNAGEATHNVVDSAINVGLTAYNIDNIGIKAMVKKTAKQTGHTLLEDYQIIDSSQKESQGEAASTVVRRNTEKQTEEEKKGAEKKDK